The Nicotiana tomentosiformis chromosome 2, ASM39032v3, whole genome shotgun sequence genome includes the window cagtggcTGTTTGCATCCAATTGTTTAGAGTTGCTAATGTTTGGGAGACTAGCAGCACGGAGAGTGGGGCACTAagcatgggcaccggcttcaaagccgaagTGGGAGCTGTGGCAGGAACTGCAGTAGGGGCTGTGGATGATGGCGCAGGCATAGCTGCAGCACTGGAGGAAGGCTCGGctgaagtggatggaacatcaactgctTCAGCAACTACCAtagctggctcatcagactggcccgcggtggtaggaggctgaactttcttctttggattgttCGCATCCATTAGTGAATACTAAGTAAAAGGCTTCTTCAGCCTTACCTTTGTGTCATAATCCCTTGTATCTACCTTTACATCCATGACATATTCTGTAacagtgttgggatacgggtaggatgaGTCATCTTGCCGAGCAATCACTGAGATGTTGGTT containing:
- the LOC138906232 gene encoding uncharacterized protein; this translates as MDANNPKKKVQPPTTAGQSDEPAMVVAEAVDVPSTSAEPSSSAAAMPAPSSTAPTAVPATAPTSALKPVPMLSAPLSVLLVSQTLATLNNWMQTATAKLSDLSSTIAAQSSVQAPQFPPTVEEILKKLLENQNTIMATLVQHESVIEELGKEVKKMRKSKPSKK